Below is a window of Malania oleifera isolate guangnan ecotype guangnan chromosome 1, ASM2987363v1, whole genome shotgun sequence DNA.
tcaaaattttccatttcataagttgctatacaataagattcactctttgtttttggatcatcactagttttttctaattgaagcaaagcatctctaatttgagaagtttgaaaccttattgccttaacactctctattcgactttcccaacgtgtttgtgataatgattttacaattaaatttggtacatattcggttaaaattttccatcgtttcgtagaagaagaaaataatgtatatattcgtTGTACTACTCCAAAAAAAGTTATAACTTTAGAACAATAATTAGCCATATCACAAAGTATTAGATTAAGACTGTGACAACCACACGGAGTATAAAATGCTCTAGAATTTAAATCTAATAGTCTCTTTTGTACACCTTgttgttttcctttcatattagatccattatcatatccttgccctcttatattctcaatactaagttcaaatttttgtatgacatttattaattcattaaagaGTCCTTCTCCTGACGTATCATCTACttttagaaattctataaaatgttcttctattttaattggacttgtagaaagattcaaatatcgtattattaaagacatttgttcttgatgacttacatccggagtgcaatcgagtatgattgaataatattttgtttcattgatttgcttcataattttctttttaatattaagagttaataaatttatcaattcattttgcatattatgaccaagataatgattatgaatttcaccatgttgaaaacgtcgaatatgttctttcattattggatcaaattctgcaatcatttcaattaaacttaaaaaaattccattattctcttgataaattcgttcatttttcccacgaaatgccaaattatttttagcaagagttttcacaacagaaataattctcaataatacttttttccagtgttctttttctttgttaatttgttcttctatatttttatcaattgttatattttttaacaatcttaactCTAAATCAGCCCATTTACTCATATTAAAAATATGTTCTTCACTAATTTCGTGACTTTTAAGTTTGGTACTAAGATTTTTCCAATCTTTACACCCTTCATTagctagttgttggttatttaatttttgatcaaataacttacaacaaaaacaaaatactctatctaaatctttagaatatataagccattttctatcatgtttctctccatttgataattttcgaatataatatatatttgaaaaatgtcttgaattttcatcttttagaaaaattaaatcattatccctaataggacctttttcaactaataaatttcgtaatttgctatctatattttcccaatattttggatcataaatattatcatcattatttatttatttttcttctatattgttaaaatatctttcaaaagaaatatcattagtgaacatttcctgtatatcaatgttatctttatcactattattattattattattattattattattatctatcattatattagattttaattccatctctggaattgattgctcgtttcttggaggattttcatcttgttcatttatattttgcttagaactaaaaataaatttgtcaAGAGCTCctttttgagatgacactaattcttctattttttttttctttcttcgtttttcgtatccggattcatattttcttgttgacatagttaaatttcaaaattaacactataaattgacaaattatgtaaacaaataaaaataaatttaataaatctataaaaatagtagattgaaacaatataacctgattattattattattacaaatcgatcggtgaacgagactttagagatatcggattcttgccggatacagcgctctaacctcaaagcttccaaaatctaagcaaaaatagaaaaaaaaaaaaaaaatttcagagtgaaaataatagaaaaataatatacaaacattgaaatcaaaattagagttgaagaaaattacagagaatcgtaGGCCCGAAGATTATGAACACAATAGTTGGagtaaaaatcatagagagaccaagagatgagagtgtgagtgtgagagatgaaaaaaaaattttagagagactaagagagagagatgggagtaatatataatttgaaatacaataaaattgttagttgggaagtataagacttgaaaaaaaaaatttcaattatatttattttatattttaaaatataattttatttatttgttagttgggaagtcaattatgggaatagagcataataaataatattaatattatttaattaaaaaaaattttgggaccctaaaagtatattattatattaaataaaaattgaggggccccaaaaatttgggggccctaggCGGCTGCCTTAATGGCCTAAGGGCAGAGCCGCCTCTGCCTTTCTCAAGACCTTCCTAACCCAGGGAAAAGTATTCCATCCCCGAAGCTCCCAAGAAATTAATACCTTGTTCAATTATCAATCAGCCAGAGCTGAACTTAAACgcatatatataaacacatgCACAAACACAAACAGATCATGCATACGGATTTTTATATGCCATTTGGACTTCAAGAAACTCAATAAAATGGCTCTGCTATGTGCGATGCAAGTTACTTTGTTGCTGCTTTTGCTATTCAGTGCAGTAGCAAAAGCAGAACCAGCTATAGCCAAACCAGGCTGCAGACCCCAGTGCGGAAATGTTAGTGTTCCATACCCATTTGGAATTGGACTGGCAGAATGTTACCTGGACGAGTGGTTCGCCATTGACTGCAACGAAACCTCCAGCCCTCCTAAACTTATCATCAGGAGTATCAATATGGAGGCTCTGGATATAGATCTTCGAGGCACAGTTCGTGTCAGGAGCCCGATAATTTCTTCTCCAAACTGTTCTAGTCCAGCAGAAAATCGTGAAGGGGTGAGCTTACAGGGGAGTCCTTATGTCTTCTCATCCTCTCAGAACATGTTCACCGCAATTGGCTGCAACAACTTCGCAGTAATGACTGATATTGATCCCACGGTTGTTGGGTGCAAAGCAGACTGCGACTCCAGTAGAAATAACAGCAGAAAATTCAACTGCACATCAGGCTTCAATTGCTGCCAGACGACGCCCCCTTCAGACCTTAAAGTGTTCAATGCAGGTATTAGTAACATAGATGGTCACAGAAGTAATGCAGGCGAGTGCAAGTATGCTTTCTTGGTAGAGAAAGATTGGTTCAGTAACGAGCGTGATCCCATTTTGTCCATTGAAGGAAGGGGTTTCACTCCAGTGGTGCTGAACTGGAAGATATATGAATGGAACAACAATTCCCAGGCTTTGTTTGCGTCAATGTGGAACAGAAGGGAGGTCAGCTGTGATCTTTCTGCCATCCAATACCCAGAGAATGAGATCCGTATTTTAAGCGTTCTATGTCATTGCAGTACGGGATACAAAGGAAACCCTTATCTTCATGCAGCATGTGTAGGTAAACTCTTCATACGGATGGACTACTCTTAAGATAGTTTCTTCAGAAGTGAAGTTGAATGCATTTATTAACAATGATAAAGTTTATGCTTCTTTTTGCCAAAGAGTATTTATCAAAATTAATAGGTATTTAAAAATCTGAAACGTTTTATGTTCTACCTTGGTAAAATTATGGGGAAGATTATACTTTTTGCCTTTTTCCAAGGAAAGTTTGCCGAGATTCATAGGTATTTAACAATGAGATTATGAGAActattttttgttttcctttgCTAAAGCTATGCTACAGAACCTCTCATGCACCACTTTTCAaccaatttcattatttttaactCCAGGATGATCACAAAGAATTTTTACGTTAGTACAAGTTAGAAGCATATATGCTTACTCGATTGGAACTACCTTTTGTTTTCCATTGCCCCAGAATTTTTCCCGAAAAGTTTTCATGTACAAAATGTGCTTGGGTAGAACACCCCTTCTTTCTCCCTTAATCTTGCTTGGCTTGGTTTATTTCAAGCACAAAGCCCAAATTCAAATTATAAGCTCATTAAAGACTAAAAAGCTGTCCATAGTCTTCTGCAGCTCCGGAATGTGCTAACCTAGTGGGTTTCGtaacttctatttttattttatttcagaCATAAATGAGTGCGAGGATCCAAAGCTACACACATGCAACAGTGCAGGAGATTGTGAGAATACAATTGGGGGTTACAATTGTGACAAACGAAAAACTAAGATGAAGATAGCCGTGATAGGTATGTTGTGTGCTAAATCTGAACAATGAAAATGAGTCTGAAAAGGGATCTAAGATAAACAAATGGGGGAAAATGTTTCATACATTGTCGAGAAAGTTAAGGATATAACTGACTTATCCATGTGCCCAATTTATGCAGTTGTTGGCACAACCCTTGCTGTGCTCCTTCTACTCTTAATTACATGGTGGTTATACAAAGTGattaagaaaagaaatgaaactaAGCTCAAGAAAAAGAATTTCAAAAGGAATGGTGGCATGTTGTTGAAGCAACGAGTATCATCGAATGAAGATAATGTCCAGAGTACAAGACTATTCAATTCAAGGGACTTGGAGAAGGCCACAGACCATTTTAACAAAAGCCGAATACTTGGCCAAGGTGGGCAAGGTACAGTGTACAAAGGAATGCTGGTTGATGGCAAAATTGTTGCAATCAAGAAGTCCACAGTAGTGGATGAGGCTAACCTTGAACAATTCATCAATGAGGTTGTCATTCTTTCACAGATTAATCACAGAAATGTGGTTAAGCTACTTGGGTGTTGCTTGGAGACTCAAGTTCCTCTGTTGGTTTATGAATTCATCCCAAATGGAACACTTTTCCAATATCTTCATGAACAAAATGAAGAGTTTCCACTGACATGGGAGTTGCGCTTAAGGATTGCCACAGAAGTTGCTGGAGCACTTACCTACTTGCACTCGGCAGCTTCACTGCCTATTTACCACCGAGACATAAAGTCTACGAACATACTCTTAGATGATAAGTACAGAGCAAAAGTAGCTGACTTTGGGACTTCAAGGTCTGTTGCAGCCATTGACCAAACTCACATAACCACACAAGTATGTGGCACCTTTGGATACCTAGATCCACAGTACTTCCAAACAAGCCAATTTACAGAAAAGAGTGATGTTTATAGCTTTGGAGTCGTCCTGGTTGAACTACTAACTGGAGAGAAAGCAGTTTCGTCCATGAGGTCACAAGAAGGCAAAAATCTGGCAACATATTTCATTATTGCAGTTGAAGCTAATCATCTACATGATATTCTTGATGCCCGAGTTAAGCAGGAGGGGCGTATAGAAGAGATCATTGCAGTTGCTGAACTTGCTAAGAGATGCTTGAACCTAAATGGGAGAAACCGACCAACAATGAGAGAGGTTGTCATTGCGTTGGAAGGGATTAGAAAAGGTTCTAACATTCGGCAGATGCAGGAAGAGTTTGAATAAGTTAGAACTGAAGAAAACGAGCCTTGGGATCATTTTTCTACCTCAACAAGATCACTACTAGAGTATCATACCAGTACGATAAAATAGTGTTCATTCTTGTAGCAAAcatttttcccctttcttttcaTTCCATATTGAATACTATTGTAAATTCTGTTTGCTACAACAATTTGGTAAATTTTAAGAATCTTTTAAAACTGTATCGCACGATAAATGTTTAAGGAAATAGTACAAGTCAACAATTTCAGGCTTGCACTTTAAAGATCGATAAAACCTTTTTTCCTACGATTTATTTGACAGTGAGTCCTAAAGAGCTTTAACATATAGGGTTTTGTGTGAACATAATAGCTAATAGTTGATTAAATGAAGATTTTTACAGCTCATGTGAGAAGATGAAGTCAAATCGTTCTGCAGCATATCATTAACATTCCGTATAGCCATTGTCATATGTTTTGGTGTGGCTCAGTTAAATTTCTTACAAAATAGAGTTTGGTCTTCAATTTAATTCAAGTTATACTGAGTTTATAAGATTAAGAACTGTATCACAATGTGTATCACTATATCATACGGAGTTATCAAAGAATAACTAAAGGCAGGGTACATCCTGCTCATTCTTGTTGGAGCATTATTGTTGATTACTTGATTTACAGTTCCTTATTTTTCTGCTTAGTGTATTACTAAAAGAAAGGAAATATTACAATTGTCCAGGTATATAATTTTCCAAGCTCTGTACCACCATAACACTGTTTTGGACTCGTTTTGGCAAAAGAGTCCACCATTTATATTCTTTGTTGTATCGTCAATTACAAGTCTTGTATCTCGCTGTTGTATCATCTACAGAACGCGAATTGAGTTTATTATGGTACACATTTACATGGCACCTGTTCTTTACATCTGCAGCTCCCTATCAAATAATTCTATCGTTTCTTCTACAACTATATTCCCAAAGAAGTTTAGATCCATTATATCCCAAGTTTGtggttctcttttttttttgccCAGTGGCACTTAGCACACTTGCTCCCATGCTCCTTTTGGCTCtcttgttttgattttttatttttcttttgtatttttgtgttttgtgttgttttattttgttttgttttttaaagTAGCCAGATAAACTTGCAATTGCCTCCCAAACAAAATCCTGTCATTACCTAATTCCCCATGCCTCATTGCATTCAACTGCCCCTACAATTTCCCTCCTAATAGCACTTGTTCCCTACTTGAAAATCTAAACATTCTGTTACTCCTTCCCAATCCAGATGTAACACACAGCTACTGCCATAAAGCACCACACCATGGCACATCATTTCCCTTGAATCTTCTCAGCATGAGCATCCAGTCAATTTTATCCTACCATCCTCCAGCATTCCTGCTAACATTTAAAATTCCCAATAACTTCAGGGCATCTTTTTCTGGTAAAATAACACTAAGAAGAATCAATGTGACAGATTCTAGTAGTAGTGGCAATTATTACAGAAATTAAAAGAAGAATTACTTAAGATCCTTTTCTCTACCACTTGATCTCAAGTCCACCTTTTCTCCAAAGCCTAAGCATAAGATCAAATTATGCCTAGATATATAATTCTTGTACCACAGCAGATGTTCGAGTCACATCAAGCAGATGCTGTCGATATCCTCTCCCATCCTCTGATGATGTGGTAACTAGTAATATACTTTCTCTTTGTTAACAATTCTATGCAATATATGACGCTTAGCCCATTTCCTAACTTTTAGCAACCTTTGCCAATTCCAGCTGCAGCAAGTTGGAGGTTGAATTCCCTACATACTCCAATTTCTAGCATGCCAAAGATGCATCCAGAATCCCCCTATATACTTCTATTTCTGATATTCTGAAAATGCATCCACTCCAGCTCCATGCACACAGCACCTTCTATTTCTAGTACGCCAAGGATGCATCCAGTCCAGCTCTATACACGCAGCACCTTTAATACCCAGTGCATTTTTCTTTTGTAGGATAGCACAAACCATCCCGGTTTACTATACTACTCTTCATATGAAAACAGTCCATTTGGAACTAGGAAATGCtatgaaaaggaaagaaaaatataaaataattttccttTTATGCTTGGTTAAAAAAGAAATCAAATCAGTGAAAGAAACTttagatttttcttaattttaatcatattagaacaattttttctcatttttaatcatattacaagaaattttcagttttaataatatttgatataaagaCAATATAACAGAAtgaatttctattttattttcctttcttttcttttgtccACACAAAATCAAATCCTTAAGCTACAAAAACCTAGAAGTAATACCACAACCAACCTGGGCTAACGCACACCCCCTATAAAATCGTTGGGTCACCTTCACACGAGTGTGTACTCCCAAATTAATCATAGTCAGTGAATTGTGCAATATCAGCAACTGTGATCTTGACTATGCAAGGAGCGGAGAATGTAACAATCACATGgacacccaaaaaaataaaaaaaggaaaaatccaaCATCTATTGAAGAGATGTTTAGGTTTGTACATGGCATTTCCAatagaaaaaatgaaataattaataGTAATACTTCTATTATCTAAAATAGGGAGAAGGCAACCAAAAATACCGGTGTTCTCTAGTCATATTCTAAACTTCTCAGAAATAAATCTTACTTTTGGTAAAGATACACAAACAACAATTTACACCCATTTTCACTTAATGGGTTTAAGATATTTTTGGAACAAAATGAAGTATTGAAACCTTACATATGATAAACCCTGAAATCAATCCACTCTGAGAGAGCATAAGTTGAAAAAGAGGAAACATCTGTACTTGTCCTAGAGAGGACCAACTTTTGTCAATTTAGAGCAATCAGGGCAGGAAAAGTGGCCTTTAGCTCGACATTTAGTACATGGAACGGATCTAACCCTTGCACGATCCCCAGATAATTGAAAGAAGTCCTCCAGAAGCTTAAAACTAAATGGCCCACCCGCACTAACCGATCCAACTCCTTTGCATCTTGAGCAAGCTATTATCTTTAAATCACCA
It encodes the following:
- the LOC131157668 gene encoding wall-associated receptor kinase-like 10, producing MALLCAMQVTLLLLLLFSAVAKAEPAIAKPGCRPQCGNVSVPYPFGIGLAECYLDEWFAIDCNETSSPPKLIIRSINMEALDIDLRGTVRVRSPIISSPNCSSPAENREGVSLQGSPYVFSSSQNMFTAIGCNNFAVMTDIDPTVVGCKADCDSSRNNSRKFNCTSGFNCCQTTPPSDLKVFNAGISNIDGHRSNAGECKYAFLVEKDWFSNERDPILSIEGRGFTPVVLNWKIYEWNNNSQALFASMWNRREVSCDLSAIQYPENEIRILSVLCHCSTGYKGNPYLHAACVDINECEDPKLHTCNSAGDCENTIGGYNCDKRKTKMKIAVIVVGTTLAVLLLLLITWWLYKVIKKRNETKLKKKNFKRNGGMLLKQRVSSNEDNVQSTRLFNSRDLEKATDHFNKSRILGQGGQGTVYKGMLVDGKIVAIKKSTVVDEANLEQFINEVVILSQINHRNVVKLLGCCLETQVPLLVYEFIPNGTLFQYLHEQNEEFPLTWELRLRIATEVAGALTYLHSAASLPIYHRDIKSTNILLDDKYRAKVADFGTSRSVAAIDQTHITTQVCGTFGYLDPQYFQTSQFTEKSDVYSFGVVLVELLTGEKAVSSMRSQEGKNLATYFIIAVEANHLHDILDARVKQEGRIEEIIAVAELAKRCLNLNGRNRPTMREVVIALEGIRKGSNIRQMQEEFE
- the LOC131157674 gene encoding uncharacterized protein LOC131157674; translated protein: MQNLTASELAGFGVGAFLLWATISAPRIDAFISASQRSSLGMCKRCGDLKIIACSRCKGVGSVSAGGPFSFKLLEDFFQLSGDRARVRSVPCTKCRAKGHFSCPDCSKLTKVGPL